A region from the Terriglobia bacterium genome encodes:
- the gspD gene encoding type II secretion system secretin GspD, which produces MSKFQQITVVLVIFSTILLGQAPQPPAPPAQNDAAANVALHLVNQDIRQVIQIIGSELGLNYIIDPAVKGTVDINTSETLKRSDLLPILESILKVNGATMIKSGNFYQIVPANTAVRQPIEVLDQRTTTAPDDQVVMQIIRMKFVAASEMSKVLMPYLTDAGNIVVHDTGNIILLTDRRSNVRRLLQIVDEFDTATFQGDRVRLLQVKNNRARDVIEDLRTIFAGYGLSEKQSAVRFIAIDRLNSILVVTPNADVFPEVERWLNQLDQPTVTAGNRNWVYKVKNSKASDLQKVLAELYGLRSTLAAQPAVGPGGIPGNAGTLQQQAAGYPPQAAGQVLPQPTAGVGGTAGGVPLTPATTIRIIADETHNMLVVQATQQEYAEVERTLEQLDVLRRQVLIDAQVYQVDLDDTLSFGVTAALQTRGTLQPAQTTASFQGSPPSFLAQTFGFIGRTRELDAFLNASDNRSRVKTLSAPSLLVSDNAQAQFEVGTEVPVPTSSSVTPVQTGGTNLFAQTIQYEETGVILTVKPQINESGNVTMDITQEISSAGANTVSAIVAPAIAKSSVTSTIVVENGQTIALGGFIRESTDLERNRIPLIGRIPGIGPLLGNTSNAKSRSEVIVLITPHVLMTHSDADAATDELKSKLKEIKKLIHD; this is translated from the coding sequence GGCCCAAAACGATGCGGCCGCCAATGTCGCGCTGCATCTGGTGAATCAGGATATCCGGCAAGTCATTCAGATCATCGGCAGTGAACTGGGCCTGAACTACATCATCGATCCTGCGGTAAAAGGGACAGTCGACATCAATACTTCAGAAACGCTCAAGCGCTCCGACCTGCTTCCCATCCTGGAGAGCATTTTGAAAGTCAACGGCGCCACGATGATCAAGAGCGGCAACTTCTACCAGATCGTTCCGGCAAACACGGCGGTTCGGCAGCCCATCGAAGTGCTGGACCAGCGGACCACTACTGCACCGGATGATCAGGTCGTCATGCAGATCATTCGCATGAAATTCGTTGCCGCGTCGGAAATGTCGAAGGTCCTGATGCCGTACCTGACCGATGCCGGCAACATTGTTGTCCACGATACCGGCAATATCATCCTGCTCACGGACCGCCGGAGTAATGTTCGAAGGCTGCTGCAGATCGTCGACGAATTCGATACGGCAACGTTTCAGGGAGATCGTGTTCGCCTTCTACAGGTCAAAAACAATCGCGCCCGGGACGTCATTGAAGATCTGCGAACGATTTTTGCCGGTTATGGACTGTCCGAAAAACAAAGTGCGGTCCGTTTCATTGCCATCGACCGTCTCAATTCCATATTGGTAGTGACACCGAATGCCGACGTATTTCCTGAAGTGGAGCGTTGGCTGAATCAGCTGGATCAACCCACCGTGACAGCGGGCAACCGGAATTGGGTTTATAAGGTTAAAAACTCCAAGGCCTCGGACCTGCAGAAAGTGCTGGCGGAACTCTATGGCTTGAGATCCACGCTGGCGGCGCAACCTGCCGTTGGACCGGGGGGGATTCCGGGGAACGCCGGCACGCTGCAACAGCAGGCTGCAGGATATCCGCCGCAGGCAGCGGGGCAGGTATTGCCGCAACCAACGGCCGGAGTGGGCGGTACGGCGGGCGGTGTACCGCTGACCCCGGCAACGACAATCCGGATTATCGCCGACGAAACCCACAACATGCTGGTCGTACAGGCGACTCAGCAGGAATATGCGGAGGTTGAGCGAACGCTCGAGCAGCTGGATGTCTTGCGCCGCCAGGTCCTCATCGATGCTCAGGTCTATCAGGTCGATCTCGATGATACTCTCTCGTTCGGTGTTACGGCGGCTTTGCAGACCCGCGGAACACTGCAGCCGGCGCAAACAACGGCATCGTTTCAGGGTTCGCCTCCTTCGTTCCTTGCACAGACGTTTGGATTCATCGGCCGGACGCGGGAGCTGGATGCCTTTCTCAACGCCTCCGATAATCGATCGAGAGTGAAAACGCTTTCCGCGCCGTCCCTATTGGTGTCGGACAATGCCCAGGCACAATTTGAAGTGGGGACTGAGGTTCCGGTGCCGACCTCATCGTCCGTTACTCCAGTTCAAACGGGAGGTACAAACCTCTTCGCTCAAACCATCCAATACGAGGAAACAGGGGTCATTCTGACGGTTAAACCGCAGATCAACGAGAGCGGCAATGTCACCATGGACATCACCCAGGAAATCAGTTCCGCCGGCGCCAATACCGTTTCCGCGATCGTTGCTCCCGCCATTGCCAAGTCGTCCGTTACTTCAACTATTGTTGTTGAAAACGGCCAAACCATTGCGCTCGGCGGTTTTATTCGCGAAAGTACAGATCTCGAACGTAACCGTATTCCCCTGATCGGACGGATTCCCGGCATCGGTCCCCTGCTTGGAAACACCTCGAATGCAAAGAGCCGCAGCGAAGTTATTGTTCTTATAACTCCTCACGTCCTGATGACGCATAGCGATGCCGATGCGGCAACGGACGAATTGAAATCCAAGCTGAAAGAGATCAAGAAGCTCATCCATGACTGA